One part of the Arabidopsis thaliana chromosome 1 sequence genome encodes these proteins:
- a CDS encoding Plant thionin (Plant thionin; FUNCTIONS IN: toxin receptor binding; INVOLVED IN: defense response; LOCATED IN: endomembrane system; EXPRESSED IN: 10 plant structures; EXPRESSED DURING: 7 growth stages; CONTAINS InterPro DOMAIN/s: Thionin (InterPro:IPR001010); BEST Arabidopsis thaliana protein match is: thionin 2.2 (TAIR:AT5G36910.1); Has 206 Blast hits to 206 proteins in 26 species: Archae - 0; Bacteria - 0; Metazoa - 0; Fungi - 0; Plants - 206; Viruses - 0; Other Eukaryotes - 0 (source: NCBI BLink).), producing MEGKTLIVSVLIMSLFMAQNQVDANICCPSIQARTFYNACLFAVGSPSSCIRNSSCLDISESTCPRGYTNDILENTGDAVTEYCKLGCVSSVCGALTILQNSDASEIVNGEVEKCTMACSTVCTKGSMNAVENA from the exons ATGGAAGGCAAGACTTTGATTGTAAGTGTGCTCATAATGAGTCTGTTCATGGCACAAAATCAAGTTGACGCAAATATTTGCTGTCCGTCCATCCAGGCTAGAACTTTCTATAATGCTTGCCTCTTCGCGGTAGGTAGCCCGTCAAGCTGTATACGCAACTCGAGTTGTCTTGACATTAGTGAGTCGACATGTCCTAGAGGATATACGAATGACATTCTCGAAAACACAG GTGATGCTGTCACTGAATACTGCAAGTTGGGGTGTGTATCCTCTGTTTGCGGTGCTTTAACCATTCTCCAGAACTCCG ATGCAAGTGAAATCGTGAATGGAGAAGTTGAAAAATGTACCATGGCATGTTCTACAGTCTGTACCAAGGGCTCTATGAATGCAGTTGAAAATGCGTAG
- a CDS encoding hypothetical protein (DUF577) (Family of unknown function (DUF577); CONTAINS InterPro DOMAIN/s: Protein of unknown function DUF577 (InterPro:IPR007598); BEST Arabidopsis thaliana protein match is: Family of unknown function (DUF577) (TAIR:AT5G37410.1); Has 76 Blast hits to 50 proteins in 3 species: Archae - 0; Bacteria - 0; Metazoa - 0; Fungi - 0; Plants - 76; Viruses - 0; Other Eukaryotes - 0 (source: NCBI BLink).), which produces MTSHHYDVASSSNPPPPLTASRIYIGNKAKEILATRDITEITKLVTTLCYGKETEQSSSSSKLLYEVFTKHFPNILVSKLLQIYSSGTDITPKIRSFSLYLLDSLLTDIDDFRGGLKTESLDVIKNRVSTCLLSQETSYEDFKLLSRIVSRVCVDVFIGDKPWDELCSYILSLDGNKKALLMFSELPTVLDEEFLMPLLDNGLGLKIVSVLLMNQYYDEEEWCLALEAGFSLILQLVNLDKKSLVWDLVYVIVKSIWEMVNVKRREIVVRKGFVRVAKKVRREALRFREAEYEVVSRLGLMMLRINGLGEVTMMMVTLIHEILERVVLVSIHVGMDSL; this is translated from the exons ATGACTTCTCATCATTACGACGTAGCTTCTTCGTCAAACCCTCCTCCACCACTCACCGCATCACGTATCTACATcggaaacaaagcaaaagagattCTCGCAACACGTGACATCACCGAAATCACAAAACTCGTCACTACCCTCTGTTACGgcaaagaaacagagcaatcttcttcatcttcaaagcTTCTCTATGAAGTCTTCACAAAACATTTCCCAAATATCTTAGTCTCAAAACTCCTCCAAATCTACAGTTCCGGTACCGATATAACCCCAAAGATTCGATCTTTCTCACTCTATCTTCTCGATTCACTTCTCACGGATATCGACGATTTCCGTGGTGGTTTAAAAACAGAGTCTTTGGATGTTATCAAGAACCGTGTAAGTACTTGCCTTCTCTCGCAAGAAACTTCATATGAAGACTTTAAACTCCTCTCAAGAATCGTATCTCGTGTCTGTGTTGATGTTTTCATTGGAGACAAACCTTGGGACGAGCTCTGTTCTTATATTCTCTCATTAGATGGGAATAAAAAAGCTCTCTTGATGTTCAGTGAATTGCCAACAGTCCTTGATGAAGAGTTCTTAATGCCGTTGTTGGATAATGGTCTAGGTTTAAAGATTGTTAGTGTGTTGTTGATGAATCAATattatgatgaagaagaatggtGTTTAGCTTTAGAAGCTGGGTTTAGTTTGATACTTCAGCTTGTGAATTTGGACAAGAAGAGTTTGGTTTGGGATTTGGTTTACGTGATTGTGAAATCGATTTGGGAGATGGTTaatgtgaagagaagagagattgttGTGCGTAAAGGGTTTGTTAGAGTTGCGAAGAAagtgagaagagaagctttgAGGTTTCGTGAGGCTGAGTATGAAGTTGTGTCACGTTTAGGTTTGATGATGCTGAGGATTAATGGACTTGGTGAAGTTACGATGATGATGGTGACTTTGATTCACGAAATTCTTGAGAG GGTCGTTCTTGTGTCTATTCATGTTGGTATGGATTCGCTTTGA